CGAAGGGAGGCATCATCGAGTTGGGGTTCATCTTGGTGGAATCCCAGATCTGGGCGCGCAGCTTGGACTTGTCGGGGAACCGCGCCTTCATGGCAATCAGGGGCGGGCCGATGTTGCCGGCGAGATCGCCGCCTTCGATCTGGTGGCAGGCAAGACAATTGCCCTTCTTGCGGTCAAAGGCAATCTGCTTGCCTTGTTCGATGACAGAAGCCTCCTCGGCGGATGCGCTTCCGATCGGTGCCAGTGACATACTTCCGAGCAAGATCGCAACGGAAGCGGCGGACGTTATGATGCTTTTGCCTTGCCGCATCTGTGCCTCCTCAGTGGTGTGGGTGTTGTGTGTTGATGTCATGTAACGTCAGGGTGCCAGCATAACCAAGCCCCTGGGTTGGGGATGATTCGATGCTCCGACAATCGAATATAGACTCATGAAAATACAGAGTCAAAGCCGCTGTCGTCAATCGCGTCAATCGGATGTCGCCTGGCACGGACCATCCTCCTGCAGTCTCGTGTCGCGGTAT
This sequence is a window from Thiohalobacter thiocyanaticus. Protein-coding genes within it:
- the soxX gene encoding sulfur oxidation c-type cytochrome SoxX, yielding MRQGKSIITSAASVAILLGSMSLAPIGSASAEEASVIEQGKQIAFDRKKGNCLACHQIEGGDLAGNIGPPLIAMKARFPDKSKLRAQIWDSTKMNPNSMMPPFGRHDILSEDEIDKVVEFIYTL